In Desulfonatronospira thiodismutans ASO3-1, a single window of DNA contains:
- a CDS encoding iron-containing alcohol dehydrogenase, with amino-acid sequence MAVREQVYGFFIPSVTLIGLGAHKEVPAKIKALGGNKPLVVADKGITAAGITEQITSLLKAEGMDCVVYDDTIPNPTDNNVHDGVEVFKKNNCDSVITLGGGSSHDCGKGIGLVVSNGGKIHDFEGIDKSEKPFLPYVAVNTTAGTASEMTRFCIITDTSRKVKMAIVDWRCTPGVAVDDPLLMMGMPPALTAATGMDALTHAVEAYVSQAATPMTDACAEKAISLIFQYLRPAVANGQDVDAREGMCYAQYLAGMAFNNASLGHVHAMAHQLGGFYDLPHGECNAILLPHVEQFNLIAKMDRFITMAELMGENIEGLGRREAAEKALEGIRKLSKDVGIPSGLIELGKRYGKDVKKEDIKTMTANAQKDACGFTNPRCPTDKDVEAIFEAAL; translated from the coding sequence ATGGCAGTACGTGAACAGGTTTATGGTTTTTTTATCCCCAGTGTTACCCTCATCGGCCTGGGCGCTCACAAGGAAGTACCCGCAAAGATAAAGGCCCTGGGCGGCAACAAGCCCCTGGTAGTAGCAGACAAGGGCATCACCGCCGCAGGCATCACCGAGCAGATCACAAGCCTGCTCAAAGCCGAAGGCATGGACTGCGTCGTTTACGACGATACCATTCCCAACCCCACTGACAACAACGTCCACGACGGTGTTGAAGTCTTCAAGAAAAACAATTGCGACAGCGTCATCACCCTGGGCGGCGGAAGCTCCCATGACTGCGGAAAAGGCATCGGCCTTGTGGTCTCCAACGGCGGCAAGATCCATGATTTCGAGGGCATTGACAAGTCCGAAAAGCCCTTTCTGCCCTACGTTGCTGTAAATACCACAGCAGGGACCGCTTCCGAGATGACCAGGTTCTGCATCATCACCGACACTTCCCGCAAGGTGAAGATGGCCATAGTCGACTGGCGCTGCACCCCCGGCGTAGCAGTTGACGACCCCCTGCTCATGATGGGCATGCCCCCGGCACTGACCGCAGCCACCGGCATGGACGCCCTGACCCACGCAGTGGAGGCCTACGTATCCCAGGCAGCAACCCCCATGACCGATGCCTGCGCCGAAAAGGCCATCAGCCTCATATTCCAGTACCTGCGCCCTGCAGTGGCCAACGGCCAGGACGTAGACGCCCGCGAAGGCATGTGCTACGCTCAATATCTGGCAGGTATGGCTTTCAACAACGCAAGCCTGGGTCACGTACATGCCATGGCTCATCAGCTGGGCGGCTTCTATGACCTGCCCCACGGCGAGTGCAATGCTATCCTGCTGCCCCATGTCGAACAGTTCAACCTCATTGCCAAGATGGACCGCTTCATCACCATGGCCGAACTCATGGGCGAAAACATCGAAGGCCTGGGACGGCGTGAAGCCGCTGAAAAGGCCCTGGAAGGCATCAGAAAGCTGTCCAAGGACGTAGGCATTCCCTCTGGTCTCATCGAGCTGGGCAAGCGCTACGGCAAAGATGTCAAGAAAGAGGACATCAAGACCATGACCGCCAACGCTCAGAAAGACGCCTGCGGATTCACCAATCCCCGCTGCCCCACTGACAAGGATGTGGAAGCGATTTTCGAGGCCGCTCTGTAA
- a CDS encoding 4Fe-4S dicluster domain-containing protein — protein sequence MEVVDIHASSDNEFIAKVEEESGQNVRLCYQCGNCTAGCPYTFVYDIPVSQIMRLLQAGQKQKILSSRSIWLCATCESCTTRCPNEIDVATIMDVLRHMARREGYVSEQKVKKFWDSFLDSVEKHGRVFEMGLLTRYITRTGRVWTDVDLAPKMLPKGKLSIRPHKIEGRDKVAQIFKRFREEAHK from the coding sequence ATGGAAGTTGTTGATATTCACGCCTCCAGCGATAACGAATTCATCGCCAAAGTGGAGGAGGAAAGCGGACAGAATGTGCGCCTGTGTTATCAGTGCGGCAACTGTACCGCCGGGTGCCCGTACACTTTTGTGTACGATATCCCGGTGAGCCAGATCATGCGCCTTTTGCAGGCCGGTCAGAAACAGAAGATTCTTTCTTCGAGGTCCATCTGGCTCTGCGCCACCTGCGAATCCTGCACTACCAGGTGTCCCAACGAGATCGACGTGGCCACCATCATGGACGTGCTGCGCCATATGGCCAGGCGGGAAGGATATGTATCCGAGCAGAAAGTGAAGAAATTCTGGGACAGCTTTCTGGATTCGGTGGAAAAACACGGCCGGGTCTTTGAGATGGGGCTTTTGACCAGATACATAACCAGGACCGGCCGGGTCTGGACAGACGTGGACCTGGCCCCCAAGATGCTTCCCAAGGGCAAGCTGTCCATAAGACCCCATAAGATAGAGGGCCGGGACAAGGTTGCCCAGATATTCAAACGCTTCAGGGAGGAGGCGCATAAATGA
- a CDS encoding CoB--CoM heterodisulfide reductase iron-sulfur subunit B family protein translates to MRNFAYYPGCSGLGTSMEYDKSTRAVCKALGINLMDINDWSCCGSTPAHTVDHLLSSALSGRNLALAEEMEAEAMITPCPSCLSNLKGTVHRLSDRGFRHKVNNLLEKPVQRTMPVKSVLQILDEEVGSRELAERLPEKPLRGLKVATYYGCIMNRPPEVMQFDDHEHPMAMDRLMQALGAEVLPFPLKVECCGASFGIPRKDVVATLSGRLLDTAQALGAHAMVTACPLCQMNLDLRQGQAASVMGKEFNMPVFYYTQLIGVALGLPQKELGLSKLCVKPSIAFDAMRSNREQEPVSKSAGKKKPETKENS, encoded by the coding sequence ATGAGAAATTTCGCCTACTACCCGGGGTGCTCCGGTCTGGGCACGTCCATGGAGTACGACAAATCCACCAGGGCCGTATGTAAAGCCCTGGGGATAAATCTGATGGATATTAATGACTGGAGCTGTTGTGGCTCCACCCCGGCTCATACAGTGGATCATCTGCTTTCATCGGCTTTGTCCGGGCGCAACCTGGCCCTGGCAGAGGAGATGGAGGCCGAGGCCATGATCACTCCGTGTCCCAGCTGTCTTTCCAATCTTAAAGGCACTGTGCATCGTTTGAGTGACCGCGGGTTTCGCCATAAAGTGAACAACCTTCTGGAAAAGCCTGTACAGCGCACCATGCCCGTAAAATCCGTCCTGCAGATCCTGGACGAGGAAGTGGGCAGCCGGGAGCTGGCGGAAAGACTGCCGGAAAAACCCCTGCGCGGTCTCAAAGTGGCTACTTATTACGGCTGTATCATGAACCGGCCTCCGGAGGTGATGCAGTTCGACGATCACGAGCATCCCATGGCCATGGACCGGCTCATGCAGGCCCTGGGGGCTGAAGTCCTGCCTTTCCCCCTCAAGGTGGAATGCTGCGGGGCCTCTTTCGGTATACCTCGCAAGGACGTAGTGGCCACCCTGTCGGGCAGACTCCTGGATACGGCTCAGGCATTGGGAGCACATGCCATGGTCACTGCCTGCCCCCTGTGTCAGATGAACCTGGACCTGCGTCAGGGCCAGGCTGCATCCGTAATGGGCAAAGAATTCAACATGCCCGTTTTTTACTACACCCAGCTGATAGGGGTGGCCCTGGGCCTGCCCCAGAAAGAACTGGGGCTTTCCAAACTTTGCGTCAAGCCAAGTATCGCTTTTGACGCCATGCGCAGCAACAGGGAACAAGAGCCCGTATCCAAGAGCGCTGGCAAGAAAAAGCCTGAGACCAAGGAGAACTCATGA
- a CDS encoding CoB--CoM heterodisulfide reductase iron-sulfur subunit A family protein → MKIGVFVCHCGSNIAGTVDTARVAKAAMEFPEVTFASDTMYACSEPGQDAIVEAIREKGLDGVVVASCTPRMHEPTFRRTVERAGLNRYMFEMANIREHVSWIGKDMEANTNKAIELTRIAAEKLRRNQPLYPKQFEINKRVLVVGGGVAGIQAALDCADGDREVVLVEKRSTIGGKMAKLDKTFPTVDCSSCILGPKMVDVAQHPKITLYAMSEVEEVGGYVGNFEVKIKKKPAYVNWDLCTGCGLCMEKCPAKKSTDYFNENLGKTTAINIPFPQAIPKKAVIDPDFCRQFTKGKCSVCAKLCPTKAIDFEQQEEFVTEQVGAIVAATGYDVFDISKYGEYGGGRLPDVITSLQYERLLSASGPTGGHVKRPSDGREPKTVVFVQCVGSRDKSVGRPYCSGFCCMYTAKQAILTKDHIPDSDSYVFYMDIRAPGKMYDEFTRRAMEEYGTQYVRGRVSMIYPKGDKYVVRGADTLLGTQVELEADLVVLAAGAEAAVGAPQLAEKLRISYDTYGFYMESHPKLRPVETNTAGVYLAGACQGPKDIPASVAQGSAAASKVLAMFAKDKLENDPVISMVDINRCIGCGKCIQVCPFGAVKEVDFRGQPKAEVIETVCQGCGICTATCPQGAIQLSHFTDNQILAEVNALCQP, encoded by the coding sequence ATGAAAATAGGAGTGTTTGTCTGCCACTGCGGCAGCAATATCGCCGGAACAGTTGACACGGCCAGAGTCGCCAAAGCCGCCATGGAGTTTCCGGAAGTCACCTTTGCCTCTGATACCATGTATGCCTGTTCCGAACCCGGTCAGGACGCTATCGTTGAGGCCATCAGGGAAAAAGGACTGGACGGCGTGGTAGTGGCCTCGTGCACCCCGAGGATGCACGAGCCCACCTTCAGGCGCACAGTGGAGCGGGCAGGACTTAACCGTTACATGTTTGAAATGGCCAATATCCGCGAGCACGTCTCCTGGATCGGCAAGGACATGGAGGCCAATACCAACAAGGCCATCGAGTTGACCCGCATCGCTGCGGAAAAGCTCAGGCGCAACCAGCCCCTGTATCCCAAGCAGTTTGAAATCAACAAGCGGGTGCTTGTTGTGGGAGGCGGAGTGGCTGGCATCCAGGCTGCACTGGACTGTGCCGACGGGGACCGGGAAGTGGTCCTGGTGGAGAAAAGATCCACCATAGGCGGCAAAATGGCCAAACTGGACAAGACCTTTCCCACTGTGGACTGCAGCAGCTGCATCCTTGGCCCCAAGATGGTGGACGTGGCTCAACATCCCAAGATCACCCTGTACGCCATGTCCGAGGTGGAAGAAGTAGGCGGCTATGTGGGCAATTTTGAAGTCAAGATCAAAAAAAAGCCGGCTTACGTCAACTGGGATCTGTGTACCGGCTGCGGACTGTGCATGGAAAAGTGCCCGGCCAAGAAGTCCACGGACTATTTCAATGAAAACCTGGGCAAGACCACGGCCATAAACATCCCCTTTCCCCAGGCCATCCCCAAAAAAGCGGTCATCGACCCGGATTTCTGCCGCCAGTTCACCAAGGGCAAATGCAGCGTCTGCGCCAAGCTCTGCCCCACCAAGGCCATTGATTTTGAGCAGCAGGAAGAGTTTGTCACGGAGCAGGTGGGAGCTATCGTAGCAGCCACCGGCTATGATGTATTCGACATCAGCAAGTACGGGGAATACGGCGGCGGAAGGCTGCCGGATGTAATCACCAGCCTGCAGTATGAGCGTCTCCTGTCGGCCTCCGGCCCCACGGGCGGGCACGTCAAACGTCCATCTGATGGCAGGGAACCCAAGACCGTGGTTTTTGTCCAGTGTGTCGGCTCCAGGGATAAAAGCGTGGGCCGGCCGTACTGTTCGGGTTTCTGCTGTATGTATACGGCCAAGCAGGCCATTTTGACCAAGGATCATATCCCGGATTCCGACTCTTATGTGTTTTATATGGATATCCGTGCCCCGGGCAAGATGTATGACGAGTTCACCAGGCGGGCCATGGAGGAATACGGTACTCAGTACGTGCGGGGCCGGGTTTCCATGATCTACCCCAAGGGGGACAAATACGTGGTCCGCGGAGCAGATACCCTGCTTGGCACCCAGGTGGAGCTGGAGGCGGATCTGGTGGTTCTGGCGGCCGGGGCCGAGGCGGCAGTTGGCGCGCCCCAGCTGGCTGAGAAGCTGCGTATTTCTTATGACACCTACGGCTTTTACATGGAAAGTCATCCCAAGCTGCGCCCGGTGGAGACCAATACCGCCGGGGTCTACCTGGCCGGAGCCTGCCAGGGACCCAAGGATATTCCGGCCTCTGTAGCCCAGGGCAGTGCTGCTGCCTCCAAGGTGCTGGCCATGTTCGCCAAGGACAAGTTAGAAAACGACCCGGTGATTTCCATGGTGGATATCAACCGCTGCATAGGCTGCGGCAAGTGCATACAGGTATGTCCCTTTGGTGCGGTCAAGGAAGTGGATTTCAGGGGCCAGCCCAAGGCCGAGGTTATTGAGACCGTTTGCCAGGGTTGCGGAATATGCACAGCCACCTGTCCCCAGGGAGCCATTCAGCTGTCCCATTTTACAGACAACCAGATTCTAGCCGAGGTGAACGCCTTATGTCAGCCTTAA
- a CDS encoding hydrogenase iron-sulfur subunit, producing MSALNQNELRIIGFLCNWCSYGGADTAGVGRFSQPTDLRIIRVPCSGRINPLFIARALLNGADGVLVSGCHPRDCHYAEGNFYARRRLEMFQRLLSTMGIEPRRFEYTWVSASEGQRWQTVVTKFTEQIHELGPAPRFGAFQDENPATAPQS from the coding sequence ATGTCAGCCTTAAACCAGAATGAATTACGCATCATAGGCTTTCTGTGCAACTGGTGCTCTTACGGCGGGGCTGATACCGCCGGGGTGGGGCGCTTCAGCCAGCCCACGGATCTGCGCATTATCCGGGTGCCCTGCTCAGGGCGTATCAATCCGCTGTTTATAGCCAGAGCCCTTTTAAACGGGGCCGACGGGGTGCTGGTATCGGGATGTCATCCCCGGGACTGCCATTATGCCGAGGGCAATTTCTACGCCCGGCGCAGGCTGGAAATGTTTCAGCGTCTGCTGTCCACCATGGGCATCGAGCCCAGGCGTTTTGAATATACCTGGGTGTCGGCATCCGAGGGCCAGCGCTGGCAGACAGTGGTGACCAAGTTTACAGAGCAGATACACGAACTGGGACCCGCCCCGCGCTTCGGGGCTTTCCAGGACGAGAACCCGGCCACCGCGCCACAGTCTTAA
- a CDS encoding 4Fe-4S dicluster domain-containing protein codes for MTVITELKEQIKTALPDLDMVIGWERGFDPLHATPLFMRKAQDVERLELGPLAVHNTATYLTGFKGKKVGLVVKGCDSRAVIQLLQEGLIDRENVVIFGFPCQGVVDMVKVQKHLGNTGLVREVQIQDSSLKVKVNGEERDLALKDVLADKCARCRYPNAMLYDHFAGQPIEPHASEDKYQDVEELESLSLEERFQHWEREMHRCIRCYACRNACPMCVCRDHCVAQSRQPQWLTQEDSVREKWMFQVIHAMHLAGRCVECGECQRACPMDIPIMALKRKLNREARELFNYEAGVDPNETAPLLSFKVEEENINERGW; via the coding sequence GTGACTGTTATCACGGAGCTCAAAGAGCAGATAAAAACAGCCCTGCCGGACTTAGACATGGTCATCGGCTGGGAAAGAGGGTTTGACCCCCTGCACGCCACTCCGCTTTTCATGCGCAAGGCCCAGGACGTGGAGCGACTGGAACTGGGCCCTCTGGCAGTGCACAATACCGCCACCTACCTGACCGGATTTAAAGGCAAAAAAGTCGGGCTGGTGGTCAAGGGCTGCGACAGCCGGGCGGTCATCCAGCTATTGCAGGAAGGTCTAATAGACAGGGAAAACGTGGTCATATTCGGCTTTCCCTGCCAGGGAGTGGTGGACATGGTCAAGGTGCAGAAGCACCTGGGCAACACCGGCCTGGTAAGGGAAGTGCAGATCCAGGACTCGTCCCTGAAAGTAAAGGTCAACGGTGAAGAAAGAGACCTGGCCTTAAAGGATGTTCTGGCGGACAAGTGCGCCAGGTGCCGCTACCCCAACGCCATGCTCTATGACCATTTTGCAGGGCAGCCCATTGAACCTCATGCCTCGGAAGATAAATACCAGGATGTTGAGGAACTGGAGTCCCTGTCCCTGGAGGAGCGTTTCCAACACTGGGAGCGGGAGATGCATCGCTGCATCCGCTGTTATGCCTGCCGCAATGCCTGTCCCATGTGCGTATGCCGGGATCATTGCGTGGCCCAGAGCAGACAGCCCCAGTGGCTGACCCAGGAAGATTCCGTGCGGGAGAAGTGGATGTTTCAGGTGATCCATGCCATGCACCTGGCCGGACGCTGCGTTGAGTGCGGCGAATGCCAGCGGGCCTGTCCCATGGATATCCCCATTATGGCCCTGAAGCGCAAGCTCAACAGGGAGGCCAGGGAGCTTTTCAACTACGAAGCCGGTGTTGATCCCAACGAGACTGCGCCGCTTCTCTCTTTCAAAGTTGAGGAAGAGAATATCAACGAGAGAGGTTGGTAA
- a CDS encoding 4Fe-4S dicluster domain-containing protein has product MAEAKYISQDKLGKWLDELSQQMQVLAPVQEGEAVVFRPYQTGTEIRLEGQPTLPPKEAVFPASEELFAYTYRKNPEDPAQTDVEIGPRAQPQKTLVFGARPCGSRGFVIFDPVYTQGYYMDPYYRVRRESTIFASVACVSHENSCFCHSVGSGPGDTAGSDILLTPVDNGYVAEAVTDKGGEMLGSSLLEAAGDKAGKARELRDKALKDMGEPRDFTPAREKLLAIFDDLDFWEDVSAKCISCGACTYLCPTCYCFNITDESAGMQGSRIRSWDNCMSFQFTLEASGHNPRPTKAHRLRNRVGHKFSYYPELHQGMIACCGCGRCIKHCPVSVDIREIVIRAMEHQTETGEEAGK; this is encoded by the coding sequence ATGGCAGAGGCCAAATACATATCCCAGGACAAGCTTGGCAAGTGGCTGGACGAGTTGTCCCAGCAGATGCAGGTACTTGCCCCGGTACAGGAAGGTGAGGCTGTGGTTTTCAGACCCTATCAGACCGGAACTGAAATCAGGCTGGAGGGCCAGCCCACACTGCCTCCCAAGGAAGCGGTTTTTCCAGCCAGCGAGGAGCTTTTTGCCTATACATACCGCAAAAATCCAGAGGACCCGGCCCAGACCGACGTGGAAATAGGTCCCCGGGCACAACCTCAAAAGACCCTGGTTTTCGGGGCCAGGCCCTGCGGGTCCAGAGGGTTTGTCATCTTTGATCCGGTGTATACCCAGGGCTACTACATGGATCCCTATTACCGGGTCAGGCGTGAATCCACCATATTTGCTTCGGTGGCCTGTGTAAGTCACGAGAATTCCTGCTTCTGCCACAGTGTGGGTTCCGGACCCGGAGACACTGCAGGTTCAGACATCCTGCTCACCCCGGTGGACAATGGATACGTAGCTGAGGCGGTTACGGACAAAGGCGGGGAAATGCTCGGCAGTTCCCTTCTGGAGGCGGCAGGAGACAAAGCGGGCAAGGCCCGGGAGCTCCGGGACAAGGCCCTCAAGGACATGGGCGAGCCCCGGGATTTTACTCCGGCCCGGGAAAAACTGCTGGCCATATTTGATGACCTGGACTTCTGGGAAGACGTCTCGGCCAAGTGCATCAGCTGCGGGGCCTGTACCTACCTCTGCCCCACCTGCTACTGCTTCAACATCACTGATGAAAGTGCCGGAATGCAGGGCAGCCGCATAAGGTCCTGGGACAACTGCATGTCTTTTCAGTTCACCCTGGAGGCCAGCGGCCACAATCCCCGGCCCACCAAGGCGCATCGACTGCGCAACAGGGTGGGGCACAAGTTCAGCTATTATCCCGAACTGCATCAGGGTATGATCGCCTGCTGCGGGTGCGGGCGCTGCATCAAGCACTGCCCCGTGAGCGTGGACATCCGTGAAATTGTCATCAGGGCCATGGAGCATCAGACCGAGACTGGCGAGGAGGCCGGAAAATGA
- a CDS encoding FAD/NAD(P)-binding protein — MMDIQQYLTENNPYLPELGTIVETIQETHNIMTFRVVLDGDSRMQDFSFEPGQVGQLSVFGTGEATFVINSPPTRKEYLQFSVMRAGEVTTKLHSLTKGDRIGVRAPLGNYFPYESMKGKDILIVGGGIGMAPLRTLLLFMLDNRDDYGRIQLLYGARSPQDMAFSYELPDWLERKDLETVLTIDNEAEGWEHRVGLIPNVLLEMAPTPQNAIAVTCGPPIMIKFTLQALKKLGFEDNQIITTLEKRMKCGIGLCGRCNIGTSYVCVDGPVFSYEQLRALPNEL, encoded by the coding sequence ATGATGGACATTCAGCAGTATCTGACAGAAAATAACCCCTACCTGCCGGAACTGGGCACCATTGTGGAGACCATCCAGGAGACGCACAATATAATGACTTTCCGGGTGGTCCTGGACGGAGACAGCCGCATGCAGGATTTCAGCTTTGAACCCGGCCAGGTGGGACAGCTATCAGTTTTCGGCACTGGAGAGGCCACCTTTGTCATCAACTCACCGCCCACGCGCAAGGAGTATCTGCAGTTCAGCGTCATGCGCGCCGGAGAAGTGACCACCAAACTGCACAGCCTGACCAAAGGAGACCGCATAGGGGTGCGTGCCCCCCTGGGCAACTACTTTCCCTATGAGTCCATGAAGGGCAAGGATATCTTGATAGTGGGCGGAGGTATAGGCATGGCCCCTTTGCGCACCCTGCTTCTGTTCATGCTGGACAACCGCGACGACTACGGCCGGATTCAGCTGCTTTACGGGGCGCGCAGTCCTCAGGACATGGCTTTTAGTTACGAGCTTCCGGACTGGCTGGAGAGAAAGGACCTGGAAACGGTGCTGACCATCGACAACGAGGCCGAGGGCTGGGAACACCGGGTGGGACTTATTCCCAACGTACTTCTGGAAATGGCTCCCACGCCACAAAATGCCATAGCTGTGACCTGCGGTCCGCCCATAATGATCAAGTTTACCCTGCAGGCCCTGAAAAAGCTGGGCTTCGAGGACAACCAGATAATCACCACCCTGGAAAAGCGCATGAAATGCGGCATAGGACTTTGCGGCAGATGCAATATCGGCACCAGTTATGTATGCGTGGACGGACCCGTGTTCAGCTACGAACAGCTTCGGGCCCTGCCCAATGAACTTTAG
- a CDS encoding ferritin-like domain-containing protein, producing MAGFFKAAEIVEAAVNIEQQGQAFYTRAAEAAKNPDAKDFFLYFAKEESRHEEIFAKFKERLGKTELPAWSTSDEYSQYLSALIDSHSIFSPDLQKRLTEAGDENEAIRLAMGFEKDTILFFMEMRELVPESEKKFVQQCIDEERSHLRQLSSMLT from the coding sequence ATGGCCGGTTTTTTCAAGGCGGCGGAGATCGTCGAAGCAGCCGTAAATATTGAACAACAGGGGCAGGCCTTTTATACCAGAGCCGCAGAAGCGGCCAAAAACCCGGATGCCAAGGATTTTTTTCTGTATTTTGCCAAGGAGGAATCCAGGCACGAGGAGATTTTTGCAAAGTTCAAGGAGCGCCTGGGCAAGACAGAACTGCCGGCCTGGAGCACCAGCGATGAATACAGCCAGTACCTGTCTGCACTCATTGATTCTCACTCAATATTTTCCCCGGATCTTCAGAAAAGGCTGACTGAAGCCGGTGATGAGAACGAGGCCATAAGACTGGCCATGGGGTTTGAAAAGGATACTATCCTTTTCTTCATGGAGATGCGCGAGCTTGTACCGGAATCGGAGAAAAAGTTCGTTCAGCAGTGCATAGATGAGGAGCGTTCCCATCTGCGTCAGCTGTCCAGCATGTTGACGTAG
- a CDS encoding aldehyde ferredoxin oxidoreductase family protein: MDKILRIDVGAPGGPKATEEPIGDYAGMGGRGMTTSVVYKEVPPDCHPLGPENKLVIAPGLMSGSAASSSGRMSVGCKSPLTGTIKESNAGGTGSQALARLGYAAVILEGERQGEDMYKVVINDQGVSLEKANDLKMLANYDLIDKLKPVHGEKVSVISIGTAGEMRMSNSSIAVTDPEFRPTRHCGRGGVGAVMGSKGIKCIVVDASGAKTRKPVRPDEFKESNKKFVEGLKAHAVTGQGLPTYGTNVLTNILNEAGGYPTYNFREGRYKHAQNLSGELQAENMKNREGGQPTHGCHRGCIIQCSGIYTDKDGNYMSKQPEYETVWSHGGNCGIDDLDAIARLDYLDDHYGLDTIEMGVTIGVAMEAGVIEFGDAEGAINLVHEVGKGTPLGRILGAGAATTARCYGMEHAPVVKGQALPAYDPRSVKGIGVTYATTTQGADHTAGYAVTANILKVGGDVDPLQTGGQAELSRNLQIATAALDSTGFCLFVAFAILDQGETFEAMVQTINHMYGLDMTGDDVVALGQKILKMEKEFNEKAGFGPAHDRLPRYFSREPLAPHNVVFDVPDKELDSVYNF; encoded by the coding sequence ATGGACAAGATCTTGAGAATCGATGTTGGGGCCCCGGGCGGTCCCAAGGCTACAGAAGAGCCCATAGGCGACTATGCCGGAATGGGCGGACGCGGCATGACCACTTCAGTGGTCTACAAAGAGGTTCCCCCGGATTGCCACCCCCTGGGACCGGAGAACAAACTGGTTATTGCTCCGGGACTCATGAGCGGATCGGCTGCTTCTTCATCCGGACGCATGTCCGTTGGCTGCAAAAGCCCCCTTACCGGTACCATCAAGGAGTCCAACGCCGGCGGAACAGGGTCCCAGGCCCTGGCCAGACTGGGCTATGCCGCGGTTATCCTGGAAGGTGAGCGCCAGGGAGAGGACATGTACAAAGTGGTCATCAACGACCAGGGCGTCAGCCTGGAAAAGGCCAACGATCTGAAAATGCTGGCCAACTACGACCTCATCGACAAGCTAAAACCGGTGCACGGGGAAAAGGTTTCGGTCATCTCTATCGGTACTGCCGGGGAGATGCGCATGTCCAACTCTTCCATAGCCGTCACCGACCCGGAATTCAGGCCCACCAGGCATTGCGGCCGCGGCGGTGTAGGAGCTGTCATGGGTTCCAAGGGTATCAAGTGCATTGTTGTGGATGCTTCTGGTGCCAAGACCCGCAAGCCTGTCCGCCCGGACGAGTTCAAGGAGTCCAACAAGAAGTTTGTTGAAGGCCTCAAGGCCCACGCAGTCACCGGCCAGGGACTGCCCACCTACGGCACCAACGTGCTCACCAATATCTTAAACGAGGCCGGAGGCTACCCCACGTACAACTTCAGGGAAGGCCGTTATAAACACGCCCAGAACCTGTCCGGGGAGCTGCAGGCCGAAAACATGAAAAACCGCGAAGGCGGTCAGCCCACACACGGCTGCCACCGGGGCTGCATCATCCAGTGCTCCGGTATATACACAGACAAGGACGGCAATTACATGTCCAAGCAGCCGGAATACGAGACTGTCTGGTCCCACGGCGGCAACTGCGGCATCGACGACCTGGACGCCATTGCCAGGCTGGACTACCTGGATGATCATTACGGACTGGATACCATAGAGATGGGCGTGACCATAGGCGTGGCCATGGAGGCAGGCGTAATCGAATTCGGTGATGCTGAAGGGGCTATAAACCTGGTGCACGAAGTGGGCAAAGGCACACCCCTGGGGCGTATCCTGGGCGCCGGGGCCGCCACAACCGCCCGCTGCTACGGCATGGAGCATGCACCTGTGGTCAAGGGCCAGGCTCTTCCTGCCTATGACCCCCGTTCGGTCAAGGGTATCGGGGTGACCTACGCCACCACCACCCAGGGAGCTGACCACACGGCCGGGTATGCAGTCACCGCCAACATCCTCAAGGTGGGCGGAGACGTGGATCCCCTGCAGACCGGAGGCCAGGCCGAGCTGTCCCGCAACCTGCAGATAGCCACTGCAGCCCTGGATTCCACCGGCTTCTGCCTGTTCGTGGCCTTTGCCATCCTGGATCAGGGCGAGACATTTGAGGCCATGGTTCAGACCATCAATCATATGTACGGACTGGATATGACCGGTGATGACGTAGTGGCCCTGGGCCAGAAGATCCTCAAGATGGAGAAGGAATTCAACGAGAAGGCCGGTTTCGGTCCTGCACACGACCGTCTGCCCAGGTACTTCTCCCGCGAACCCCTAGCTCCGCACAACGTTGTTTTTGACGTACCGGACAAAGAACTGGACAGTGTATATAACTTCTAA